A stretch of DNA from Vidua chalybeata isolate OUT-0048 chromosome 3, bVidCha1 merged haplotype, whole genome shotgun sequence:
GGGTACAGGGAGAGTATGAAAATACCGATTgtgcagcagagacagaaaattgtaagaaagagagagaaaggttGCATTCTACATCCAACAACTTACAATGTCTTTAAGCACTTCAGTCACTGTTAAATTTGCATTTCCTCCTTTTATGAGCATagcattttttgtattttcatttagcTTGGGTTCTCTCTTCTCAAGAAATCTTTTTGCTCTCTTAGTTTTAGGCTTTCTGtaacaataaattaaaagttaaaagaTTAATATATGTAACAAGACTTGACACTACAGAAAACAGTGAAGCCAAACAAGAATTGGAACAAACTATTCAAGCAACTTGTTTCAATGACTCAAACTAATCCCAACCTGCAGAATTACAATCAGTGCCAAAAGCCCTGTCTCAGGTGAATGTGTTTTTACTGtcactcctcttcctctctgtcCCCCCCAAATTAGCAAAGGTGATTTTACCGTCTTGTGCTTTTCAGTTTCTGCTAATTTAGAGCTCAAGCTGTACTAGAATTCCCAGCCAACTGCCAGGCTGAAGGATTCCCCTCACACCAGCTCCCTCAACAAGCCAGAAACTTGcttatgagaaaaaaacaaaggttgTCAAAGACCAGCAACGGCCcccaaaataaaagctgttgtCAGGAACCAGTGAGGAATGCTGGGCACTATCCAGGTGAAACAGCGCAGCCTTCGCAGGGGCACAGACCTCATACACTCATCAGTGGCTGCGTGGCTTAAGAATTACAGTTCTCCACTAAGTTATCTTCTCCGTaaagcattaattttattttcttctttaaaacaaacaatacCCGCCCCCAGAGGTATCCCAGCATTGTcaggggtggaagggacctctggagatcattgTGTCCAACCCCGCTGCCGAGGCAGGGTAACCcggagcaggtgacacaggaatgtgtccaggtgggtttaGACTTTCTCCAGAGAGGGACACTCCAggatctccctgggcagcctattccagtTCCCTGTCACCCTTCATGTGAATAAGTTCCTCCTCACGTTGAGGTGGGACttctgtgttttagtttatggcaATCGCTCCCCATGCTGTCGCTGGGCATTACTGaaacttcagaaattaattctctCAGGTGTACGGAAACACACAGATTCAACACCAGCTGGTCACCGCAGTTATTTTAAGCTGCCAACTGAGTAAGGGCTGTTTGGCCACCACTAAAAAGACGGCAGCGCTCGGCTTCCTCTTTCCCGCACGTTTGCCATAAGGCTTTTCCCTCTGTTGGCTCTCCCACTGCAACCCGCCCCGGGCCGCCGCCCGCTCGCGTTTCCCAGAGCGGGGTCCCCCCGGCACACTCACACCACCCGGTCCAGCGCATCCATCACTGCCCTCACGCGCGGGAGGCCGTGCGGGAGCCGCCGCGCGCGTCACATCCGCCGGGAGAGCGGGGCGGAGCAGGGCGCATGCGCGGGGCGGGCTCCGCTCCGCCGTGCCAGGGGCGGAGGGCGCGGAGGGGAAGCCGTGGGGGGAGCGGCTGAGGGCGTCGGGCTGTTCAGCCCGGAGcggaggagactgaggggagacctcgCTGCAGTCTGCCACCTCCTCCTGAGGGGAACGGGGCGGGCAGACGCTGATCTCTGGTGACCTGTGCCAGGAcccgagggaatggcctgaagtcgtgtcaggggagggttaggttggatatccggaaaaggttcttcatccAGAAGTTGTATGGTTGTAAAAGTTAGGGTTAATAATAATAGAAACAAAAGCTCGACCATCAGAAATAacacttaaaatattaataaaccCCAACATTATTATGAATGTACTCATTGTGTATGATATACATAAAATGTTTTCGAAAAATAATACTGATTAACGGATGAACTAGAACAAATAAATGGCTTCAGTGTAGCGCTGAAAGAAAAACGTGAGAAGGCCAGAAACCCATGCTGTTGGAATACTCCTTgtacacaggggaaaaaaacctcacataCATAGTGCCAGACTAAGCAGCCAGTTAAAACGTGGGAGAGTTGCTGTGTTTGCCTTCTGTCAGAGGACAAACTCTTGAAGCACCTCTCTGTTCTCACTGGCTGTAGCAGCCATAGCAAGAGCCCTCTCTGCAGGAGGCTCAGCTGCCACCACGTGCACCGCAAACCCTCCCTCCAGCACTCAAGAGCCTGCACATTCCCGGTATTGTCATTCCAGTTATAACTGTCCTCTATCTATCAGCACCGCACAAATCAAGTGTGAATGATGTTTTTAAACTTCCATGGTTGCAGTTAAATCCAGAGGGATGGCTGTGCGGTCTCCCTGAAACCTCAAATGCAACACTACCATGTGAAAGATCCACACCCAGGCTGGAGCCACAAAAGAACAtgttcccttttcttcctctccctgcctccttTTCCCCTAGGATTCAAGTTGCttctacacagaaaaaaaaaaaaaaaaaaaaaaaaaaaagagagaataatGGGATTGATGGTTTGAAACTGTTGCCGTTTTAATGACTTCTCTTTACTGATGCTGTGCTGTGAACAATGCTGTGGGTGAGCTTCTCATCTGATGACTACTACTTAAGGTATTACATAATTATGCTGGAATTAATTAAGTGTTCTCATCCTCACAGCACTGTTGCAGTTACGCTGTTTTGAGGGAGGCAGAGAAAGGTAGGAAAGAAGATGGGTTagggagaaaatgttttccGTTTTAAAATTGttgtgcttttgaaaacattatCCCGAGTGCACCACACACTCAAGTGTGATACAGAACAGTGCATGGCAGTATAAATGATGTAGCAGTATCAACCCACAGAGTAACTAGGTGGCACAATACGGTCACATGGACTAGTCTGGGAACCACTGATGCATGGGTACAGGATCATAAGCATAAAACCCTTCAGAAAAATGCCAGAAAGGAAGATTAGAGACAAGAAGTTactgtgaggaaaaagaaaaaccaggaTGACCACACTTCCTTTTGTATAACACGCATTATATTATACACAAAACGGGGGAAGCAGCATGACAGATGCCTCTTTAAGACCTGGATTTCATTTGCTGACATTTGCAGGGGTTTTCAAGACTTGAGTGAATAAAGCCCTGACCAACTTGCCCTGAATTTTGAATGGTTGACCCTATTTACATAGGAAGCTAGATGAAAGAACCCCTAAAGTCCCTTCCCACATGAAAGATTTCTAAACTCCATTAGGGGACAGAGGACACTAGGGAGAATCTAAACTAAGCAATTTAATGAGTATTCAGTCAATAAAAGCCACacttatttgttttctttcaataacTGCAGTACAAAAGCAGACAGAGTATGTGGCTGAATACAACACACAAGGTGAAGCTATAGTTGAAAAATTCAGGTCTTTATTTTAAGCAAtgatgtttctttctttttacaaaatgtttcagACTGTGCAATACATCAACATTTTTCTAAGCTaggaatttcttttaattatgtAACCATTTCCACTTGTTCAGTTTTGAGGTAGGGATACATACATTTCCagtctgtaatttaaaaaaaaacacttaagcCCTTCCCACTATAATTCAAACACAAAAGCAATGTACAAGAACATCATGTCTATTTTTCCACTGTTCATTTTTCAGAGAAGGTGGAAACCATGTCATGGCCTATAAAAGTTGGTCCATTAATTCCATGAAGAAATCCTGAAAAGATCACAGTTAATATCATGGAGGTACATCCTCTAAGGCAGCATTTCCAGAAGGAGACTCCTCTGCCccagaagcagagctgtcaggCAGAGGAATAGAGGCATCTATTTCTGAggtgtgctgcttttccaggtcGCAGTTCATGTTAGAATTGCCTTTGCCACTCACCTCTCCCTCTGACTCTTCAGTTAATTTATCTTGGGCCTGAGCTGACTCCTCAGAATCATCCTTTTCAGGCAGAAAACTGCAAATCATGTTAAGCCTGCTGTAGGAAAAATCTCTGTCCTTGATCTGCAACCACTCTACTCCACCTGatgtaaagaaggaaaattctaCTAGTGACAAAAGGAGTTAAcagcagtttttaatttaagttcACTGTTATTAAGGCCGAGCCAGACCAAGATCTAAGTAAAAGAACCACTTAGAATAGAAAGATATGCATATGCCTCTCCTATTACTTTTCACATATCCATTTACTACCAGAAAATACAATACAGGActaaaaagattttttcctcTGATCCAGTATGGCAGTTCCTGTTGCATTTAGGTGTCTGATACCACCCTTAGGCTCTTAAAAAAGCTTAAACATAAATCAAAATGCAGAGAAAGTATTTCACAAATGTAATGAAGAGAATATTTGTTCACCTAAATATTAGATCTTCTGGCAATAGGTAATGACAACAGAGATAGGACACAAGTTCTTGCATTCTCTTTAACTGAAGTGTAACAACAAGTTGGAGCAACAGGTTTAAACCAACCCCAAATAGAAATGGGATCCAATCCCATTTTGATTTTTACTCAGTACATGTTGTAAAGTCACAAGATGTTGTAGTTACTTTGTATGCACAAGTTAAATTCCTGTCATGGTACAGAAACAAAGTGGTTTTCAGTACTTATCATCAGTACTGCTGCTCCAGAATAAAAAAGGCCTTTCTATTAAGCAAAATCCTCTGTAGTCTCAATTTAATATTACCTATATTATCATAATAATGGTTTCAGTTTAATATTACATAATTAATTCTCCAGAGAGAAGTGGTACGTGGTGTTGATAAGAATGCTGATGTTTGGTTAGATTCTAGATGACATTTTGTTTTATACCTCCTATGGCCAGTGTCCAGCTGACTGCTCATATTTAAGGTAAAATGGCtatatattcttaaaatatGAAGCAGTAACACTGACTTGAGTGA
This window harbors:
- the GTF3C6 gene encoding general transcription factor 3C polypeptide 6 isoform X3, translated to MVELSGIIDSDFLEKCENKCKILGIETERPILQVDRYVFAGEYEDALGTCVVFEENAEQVDAEGNQKVQLKYKCHTVKKLNMTRTLLTEKKEGEENVGGVEWLQIKDRDFSYSRLNMICSFLPEKDDSEESAQAQDKLTEESEGEVSGKGNSNMNCDLEKQHTSEIDASIPLPDSSASGAEESPSGNAALEDVPP